In one Mucilaginibacter sp. PAMB04168 genomic region, the following are encoded:
- a CDS encoding DUF3826 domain-containing protein gives MKRIVFNVLMLLLLVQVLPALAQDNTTAVEKEIAYRKTVFQRSAKIVKALNLPDSVQALKVTNIVAKQYQDLNDIYVLRDNKKSVIKTETDDNKEAATVKLKAVEDEVTASVDKLHPQYLKNLSKAGLTAQQIDQIKNGMTYNVLNVTWDAYQKMLPNLTEAQKTQIMTWLTEAREHAMDAESSEKKHAWFGKYKGRINNYLSAAGIDMKKEEAAWMARIKEEKEKTSKQ, from the coding sequence ATGAAAAGGATTGTATTCAATGTATTGATGTTGCTGCTGTTAGTGCAGGTATTACCGGCGCTGGCGCAAGACAATACTACGGCAGTTGAAAAAGAGATTGCTTACCGCAAAACGGTGTTTCAACGTTCGGCAAAAATTGTAAAGGCCCTTAACTTACCCGATTCAGTACAGGCGCTTAAAGTAACCAACATTGTTGCCAAACAGTACCAGGACCTGAACGATATTTATGTGTTGCGCGATAACAAAAAATCAGTCATCAAAACTGAAACGGACGACAACAAAGAAGCCGCAACTGTTAAGCTGAAAGCCGTTGAAGACGAAGTGACTGCCAGTGTTGATAAGCTGCACCCGCAATATTTAAAAAACCTGTCAAAGGCTGGCTTAACCGCGCAGCAGATTGACCAGATCAAAAACGGTATGACTTATAACGTTTTAAACGTAACCTGGGATGCTTACCAAAAAATGCTGCCTAACCTTACCGAGGCGCAAAAAACGCAGATTATGACCTGGTTAACCGAGGCCCGCGAACATGCCATGGATGCTGAATCGTCTGAAAAAAAACATGCTTGGTTTGGAAAATATAAAGGCCGTATCAACAACTACCTCTCTGCTGCCGGTATTGATATGAAAAAAGAAGAAGCAGCCTGGATGGCCCGCATTAAGGAAGAGAAAGAGAAAACCTCGAAACAATAA